The SAR324 cluster bacterium genomic interval GACCACCTTGCTGTTCAGTGTAGAAGCCTGTGCCAGCCTGCTTTTGGTGGGACAAACCAGCAAAATGATGGATCTGTACGGTCACAAGGTCATGATGATTACTGGGCTCGTGCTGCAAGCTGGCCATCTGCTGTTGATGACACAAGCCACTTCGGTCGGTAGCTGGCTGGTGCTGATGGCGGTGATGGGGATGGCCGGTCCTCTGTTCTCCATAGGGGGCAATGCGATGGTGGCTGATTTACTACCTAATCACCAGCGAGCACAGGCTTACGCACTACTGCGAATGGCGATCAATCTCGGTGTGGTGACTGGTCCACTAATCGGTGGCTGGATCATCGCCGAGTATTCCTTCCAGACCGCTTTCTGGACAACAGCTTCCCTGTTACTACTCCTCACCGGACTGGCCCACTGGTTCCTGCAGGAAACCCGACCTGAGGCTAAAAAAAGAAATTCCTCAGTCGAATCAGAGTGTCTGGAATGACTGCCACTTCATCACAATTTTGCTGTTCTACACTTTTTCCGTGATGAGTTTCATTGAGATGTTCATCCTGATGCCGATCTACCTGAAGCAGAATTTTCAGATCCTTTAAAACCAGTCGAGCCTGCTCTTCAGTGTGAACGCCCTAATTGTTGTGCTTTTTCAGTACACCACCACTCGTTGGGCTTCACACTTTTCACCCTTTCTGATGATGGCTGTGGGGGCTCTGATCTATGCCTTCGCACTGGGCAGCATTCCTTTTCTGGAAACCTTTGTGTTCTTCGTAGGCGCGATGATGGTGTTGACTATCGGAGAAATGGTGATCAACCCAACGGTGACCAGCTATGTCTCGAATCTGGCGCCAGACCAAATGCGAGCTCGCTACATGGGAATGCTGGAGATGGTCTATCGGGTGGCAATGGGGACCAGTCCACTTGTGGCTGGACTGATCAATGATTTGGCAGCCCCCTCACTGATCTGGGTCTATGGTTGCCTGATCAGTCTGGTGGGTGCAGTTGGTTTCTTAGGCATGTATCTGAGAAGATTTGCAAGAAGTTGATCGGGCTCTCCGGTGTTCCATCGGAGCAGCACTAACTTGAAAACTTTTCCATACCCTACAATGATCTACGATTTGCCCAAGAGCCTGTACCTTTGATTCGCTAAGTGGCGCTTACTGATAATATGCTGGGAACTGGCTGCCAACGACCATTATTGTCATTGGACGCAACTGCAGCCTCGATCAAAGACATTGTGATAATCCCATCTCTTGTATTTGGCAATGCATCGTAAAACTGCTCATACGGTAAACCCAGTTGGCGTGCCATCACAGCACAACCAAAATCTGCATAGAGATTAGCAAATGCCAACGCATACCCTTCTGGATGTCCTGGTCTGAATCGGCTGCCCCTAGATGCCCAGGAAGATAAATCTTGATATCCACGAGCGATTCTTTGTGCCTTGCCACCGATCGGTTTGAACCAAAGAACTTCTGGATCTTCCTGATGCCAGTGCAGACCACCCAGCTCGCCATAGATTCGGAAACAAAGTCCATGATCATTACCTGCAGCAATGTAGCTTCCCCATATTCGACCACGAGCACCGCTGGCATAGCGGGTAGTCAAATAAGCGTTGTCATACACCACTCGCCTAGGAACAAAGATGGACATCTCAGCAGATACTGCGCTGATCTCTTCTCCATAAACGTAATGGAGGAGGTGATGGGCATGCGAAGCTACTTCGCCAAGAATCACCCCTTTACCCATGATGTCTTCCCGAAAGCGCCAATGTCGATCTGCAGGGTTCTCGGGTTCGAAGCTGACACCTGGATCTCCTGCAGCTAGTTCAGCTTCGAGAATTCGAATTTTGCCAAGCTGACCAGAACGAACCATTGCGCGAGCTTCACGGATCATTGGATAACCCGTGTAGCAATGGGTAAGGCAAAACAGTCGACCATGCTGTCGGGCCAGTTTATCCAACTGCACGGCCTGTTCTCTGCTAACAGCTATCGGTTTTTCACAGATAACATCGATTCCTCTTGTCAGAAATGCTTTTGTTGCTTCAAAATGGATGTGGGGAGGTGTCGCAATCAGTACCACTTCAATTCCATCCTCTCGCTGTACCTCCTTTTCAGCCATTTCGTTAAAGCTTTCGTAAACTCGATCACTATCAAGAAATTCTGCTCTTGCAGTGGCCTCAGAAACTGCAGAATCTACAGAAAAGACTCCTGCATGGAGTTCGAAAAACCCATCGACTCGCATTGCAGCCAAATGGGTTCCTCCAATGACAGAGTCTCTGCCACCGCCAACAAATCCAATGCGTAGTCGGCGACCAAATTTTCTACGGAGTGCATCAATATCAATTTCACTCATCTGCTTGTTCCTCTGTTGGAATAAGTCTAAGGCAAGGCATCACATCTATTTTTGCTGAACTAAGACTCACTTTGTCTCCAAATCTGCTTTGCTGGCTCGTTCCCGGTAATTCACATATTCAAATCTTCCTGATTCTGCTGACCTTGCAATCGTTTCTATTACTTCCGCAACTCGGTAGCCGTCTTCAAAGTTCGCTCTAGGGGAAAGATTTTTCGACACAGCAATAGCTTCTAGTATGTGTCGAGTTTGGTGAGCAAAGCATTCATTCCATCCCAGTGGGTGCTGTCCCTGAATCCCTGAAGGAAGCCAAAAATCGCTGTAAGGTTGCCCTTTTTGGGTGACCAGTTGTGTGCGTGGCCCCTTGTTCGGTTCATAGATAATGAGTTCGTTGAGTCGTTCCATCTGAAAAGATAGGGACTTTTTCGTTCCATCCACCTCAATCCAGCCTCCCAGGTTATGTGCTTTTGCCACTCTGGACGCTTCAAAATTGGCGGTTGCACCACTTTCAAACTCAGCCGCGCATACAAAGGCATCATCATTCACATCCACAATTTGCTGTTGTTTATCTATGGACCAAGTTTTGGTTAAGGCGCCAACACGCACCAGTTCACCAACAAGGAATCTTGCCTGGTCAACATGGTGTGAGCCAAGGTCTCCCATAGCACCCAAGCCTGCTTGAGATTTGCTGAATCTCCAGGAGAGATTGCCATCGTCTGTGAGCATGTTCAGTAAGAATCGAGATCGGAAATGACGAACCTCACCAATTTCACCAGACTGGATCATTTCACGCGCAAGATTCAACGCAGGAATGGACCGGTACATGAACGCACACATTTGGATGACACCAGTCTCTGAAACTTCATCCCAAATTTGAAAA includes:
- a CDS encoding MFS transporter — encoded protein: TTLLFSVEACASLLLVGQTSKMMDLYGHKVMMITGLVLQAGHLLLMTQATSVGSWLVLMAVMGMAGPLFSIGGNAMVADLLPNHQRAQAYALLRMAINLGVVTGPLIGGWIIAEYSFQTAFWTTASLLLLLTGLAHWFLQETRPEAKKRNSSVESECLE
- a CDS encoding MFS transporter → MLFSVNALIVVLFQYTTTRWASHFSPFLMMAVGALIYAFALGSIPFLETFVFFVGAMMVLTIGEMVINPTVTSYVSNLAPDQMRARYMGMLEMVYRVAMGTSPLVAGLINDLAAPSLIWVYGCLISLVGAVGFLGMYLRRFARS
- a CDS encoding Gfo/Idh/MocA family oxidoreductase, which gives rise to MSEIDIDALRRKFGRRLRIGFVGGGRDSVIGGTHLAAMRVDGFFELHAGVFSVDSAVSEATARAEFLDSDRVYESFNEMAEKEVQREDGIEVVLIATPPHIHFEATKAFLTRGIDVICEKPIAVSREQAVQLDKLARQHGRLFCLTHCYTGYPMIREARAMVRSGQLGKIRILEAELAAGDPGVSFEPENPADRHWRFREDIMGKGVILGEVASHAHHLLHYVYGEEISAVSAEMSIFVPRRVVYDNAYLTTRYASGARGRIWGSYIAAGNDHGLCFRIYGELGGLHWHQEDPEVLWFKPIGGKAQRIARGYQDLSSWASRGSRFRPGHPEGYALAFANLYADFGCAVMARQLGLPYEQFYDALPNTRDGIITMSLIEAAVASNDNNGRWQPVPSILSVSAT
- a CDS encoding Gfo/Idh/MocA family oxidoreductase, coding for MTPLSREPEDSYTITVGLLGAGFIGQMHTLALRNAATSMWEPKIHVRPKILAEVDSELRAKVGERFDWEECTENWRDIIDDAEIDLFINAGPNHVHAQPTIAAAKRGKHVFCEKPLASTADEAFQIWDEVSETGVIQMCAFMYRSIPALNLAREMIQSGEIGEVRHFRSRFLLNMLTDDGNLSWRFSKSQAGLGAMGDLGSHHVDQARFLVGELVRVGALTKTWSIDKQQQIVDVNDDAFVCAAEFESGATANFEASRVAKAHNLGGWIEVDGTKKSLSFQMERLNELIIYEPNKGPRTQLVTQKGQPYSDFWLPSGIQGQHPLGWNECFAHQTRHILEAIAVSKNLSPRANFEDGYRVAEVIETIARSAESGRFEYVNYRERASKADLETK